A window of Parambassis ranga chromosome 18, fParRan2.1, whole genome shotgun sequence genomic DNA:
cacttcctcccaccacaaccaccactctagcctcaacatcaacattatctcccacaaccaccactgctGAAACTTCCACTATATCGTCAGATGTCCCGACTACGACCACACCACCTCCTGCCGCAACCACTACTCCAGCTCCTACCACAGTGACAACtgccacgaccacaacagcagctcctattacaactaccaccacttcagatcctaccacaataactgacacgacaacaacaacaaccatgactccaacCCACACCACGACAACACTTCCTCCCACCACAAGCACCACTCTAGCCTCAACATcaacactatctcccacaaccaccactgctgaaacttccaccataacgtcAGATGTCCCGACTACGACCACACCACCTCCTGCCACAACCACTACTCCAGCTCCTACCACAGTGACAACtgccacgaccacaacagcagctcctattacaactaccaccatttcagatcctaccacaataactgacacgaccacaacaacaaccatgactccaacACCAACCACGACAAGCACCACTCCAACCCAAACCACGacaacactatctcccacaaccaccaccgctccatcttccaccataacgtcagatgtcccaaccacgtccacaccagctcctgccacGACTACTCAAGCTCCTATGACAAtcacaactgacacgaccacaacagcagctccttttacaactaccaccacttcagatcctaccacaataacaactgacacgaccacgacaacaaccatgactccaacACCCACCACGACAAGCACCACTCCAACCCAAACCACGacaacactatctcccacaaccaccaccgctccaacttccaccataacgtcagatgtcccaaccacgtccacaccagctcctgccaTGACTACTCAAGCTCCTACGACAATCACAACTGACatgaccacaacagcagctccttctacaactaccaccacttcagatcctaccacaataacaactgacatgaccacgacaacaaccatgaccACTGCTCCAACTTCCACCACAACGTCAGGTGTCCCAACcacgaccacaccagctcctcccACGACTACTCCAGCTCCTACCACAATCACAACTGCCacaaccacaacagcagctcctattacaactaccaccacttcagatccaaccacaacaacaactgacacgaccacgacaacaaccatgactccgacccacaccacgacaacactatctcccacaaccaccacctctccaacttccaccataacatcagatgtcccaaccacgaccacaccagctcctgccacGACTACTCAAGCTCCTACAACAATCACAACtgccacgaccacaacagcagctcctatcACAAGCACTACCACTTCAGGTCCAACCACAATGACAACTGACACGATCACGACAACCACCACCGctccaacttccaccataacgtcagatgtcccaaccacgaccacaccagctcctcccACAACGACTAATCCAGCTCCTACCACAATCACAACtgccacgaccacaacagcaggtcctattacaactaccaccacttcagatcctaccacaacaacaactgacacgaccacgacaacaaccatgactccgacccacaccacgacaacactatctcccacaaccaccacctctccaacttccaccataacatcagatgtcccaaccacgaccacaccagctcctgccacGACTACTCAAGCTCCTACGACAATCACAACTGgcacgaccacaacagcagctccttttacaactaccaccacttcagatcctaccacaataacaactgacacgaccacgacaacaaccatgactccaacACCCACCACGACAAGCACCACTCCAACCCAAACCACGacaacactatctcccacaaccaccaccgctccaacttccaccataacgtcagatgtcccaaccacgtccacaccagctcctgccacGACTACTCAAGCTCCTACGACAAtcacaactgacacgaccacaacagcagctccttttacaactaccaccacttcagatcctaccacaataacaactgacacgaccacgacaacaaccatgaccaccgctccaacttccaccacaacgtcagatgtcccaaccacgaccacaccagctcctcccACAACTACTCCAGCTCCTACCACAATCACAACTGCCacaaccacaacagcagctcctattacaactaccaccacttcagatcctaccacaacaacaactgacacgaccacgacaacaaccatgactccgACCCACACCACGACAACACTTCCTCCCACCCCAACCACCACTCTAGCCTCAACATCAACAttatctcccacaaccaccacttctgaaacttccaccataacgtcAGATGTCCCGACTACGACCACACCACCTCCTGCCACAACCACTACTCCAGCTCCTACCACAGTGACAACtgccacgaccacaacagcagctcctattacacctaccaccacttcagatcctaccacaataacaactggcacgaccacgacaacaaccatgactccaacCCACACTACGACAACACTTCCTCCCACCCCAAACACCACTCTAGCCTCAACATCAACAttatctcccacaaccaccacttctgaaacttccaccataacgtcAGATGTCGCGACCACACCAGCTCTAATCACAACCACTACTCCAGCTCCTACCACAGTGACAACTGccaccacaacagcagctcctattacaaccaccaccacttcagatcctaccacaataactgacacgaccacaacaacaaccatgactccaacCCACACCACGACAACACTTCCTCCCACCACAAGCACCACTCTAGCCTCAACATcaacactatctcccacaaccaccactgctGAAACTTCCACCACAACgtcagatgtcccaaccacgaccacaccagctcctcccACAACAACTACTCCAGTTCCTACCACAATCACAACTGCCAcgacaacaacagcagctcctattacaactaccaccacttcagatcctaccacaataacaactgacacgaccacgacGACAAGCATGACTCAAACCCACACCACGACAACACTTCCtcccaccacaaccaccactctagcctcaacatcaacactatctcccacaaccGCCACTGCTGAAACTTCCACCATAATGTCAGATGTCCCGACtacgaccacaccagctcctgccacAACCACTACTCCAGCTCCTACCACAGTGACAACTGccaccacaacagcagctcctattacaaccaccaccacttcagatcctaccacaataactgacacgaccacaacaacaaccatgactccaacCCACACCACGACAACACTTCCTCCCACCACAAGCACCACTCTAGCCTCAACATcaacactatctcccacaaccaccactgctgaaacttccaccataacgtcagatgtcccaaccacgaccacaccagctcctgccacGACTACTCAAGCTCCTACAACAATCACAACtgccacgaccacaacagcagctcctattacaactaccaccacttcagatcctaccacaataacaactgacacgaccacgacaacaaccatgactccaacCCACACCACGACAACACTTCCTCCCACCACAAGCACCACTCTAGCCTCAACATcaacactatctcccacaaccaccactgctgaaacttccaccataacgtcAGATGTCCCGACCACGACCACACCACCTCTTATCACAACCACTACTCCAGCCCCTACCACAGTGGCAACtgccacgaccacaacagcagctcctattacaaccaccaccacttcaGGTCCTACCACAATGACAACTGACACGATCACGACAACCACCACCGCTCCAACTTCCACCACAACgtcagatgtcccaaccacgaCCACACCACTTCCTGCCACAACCACTACTCCAGTACTTACCACAACAACTACCATGACTACAACAACACCAGTTCCCACCACGACAGATGTCCAGACCACAACCACATCAGCTACCACCACTACGACGCCTGTCCCACTTTTCAATGCACCAGCTACTACCACTACGACTATCCTGACCACTACAACGGCTGACCCGACAATAACAACCACCATTCCGACAACGACATCAACTACAACCACGACAAGCACAACTCCAGCCCCAACCACGACAACACTTCCtcccaccacaaccaccactgctgaaacttccaccataacgtcAGATGTCCCGACCACGACCACACCACCTCTTATCACAACCACTACTCCAGCTCCTACCACAGTGGCAACtgccacgaccacaacagcagctcctattacaaccaccaccacttcaGGTCCTACCACAATGACAACTGACACGATCACGACAACCACCACCGCTCCAACTTCCACCACAACgtcagatgtcccaaccacgaccacaccagctcctcccACGACTACTCCAACTCCTATAACAATCACAACtgccacgaccacaacagcagctcctattacaactaccaccacttcagatcctaccacaataacaactgacatgaccacgacaacaaccatgactccaacccacaccacgacaacacttcctcccaccacaaccaccactctagcctcaacatcaacactatctcccacaaccaccactgctGAAACTTCCACTATAACGTCAGATGTCCCGACTACGACCACACCACCTCCTGCCGCAACCACTACTCCAGCTCCTACCACAGTGACAACTGCCACGACCACAACACCAGCTTCTatcacaaccaccaccacttcaGCTCCTACCACAAtgacaactgacacgaccacaacAACGACCATGACTCCAACACCCACCACGACAAGCACCACTCCAACTTCCACCATGACAtcagatgtcccaaccacgaccacaccagctcctaCCACAACAACTACTCCAGCTCCTACCACAATGACAACTGACATGACCACAACACCAGCTCTTatcacaaccaccaccacttcaGCTCCTACCACAAtgacaactgacacgaccacgacaacaaccatgactccagcccacaccacgacaacacttcctcccaccacaaccaccactctagcctcaacatcaacactatctcccacaaccaccactgctGAAACTTCCACCATAATGTCAGATGTCACAACTACGACCACACCACCTCCTGCCACAACCACTACTCCAGCTCCTACCACAGTGACAACTGCCACGACCACAACACCAGCTTCTatcacaaccaccaccacttcaGCTCCTACCACAAtgacaactgacacgaccacaacAACGACCATGACTCCAACACCCACCACGACAAGCACCACTCCAACCCAAACCACAACTACAatatctcccacaaccaccaatgctccaacttccaccatgacatcagatgtcccaaccacgaccacaccagctcctaCCACAACAACTACTCCAGCTCCTACCACAATGACAACTGACATGACCACAACACCAGCTCTTatcacaaccaccaccacttcaGCTCCTACCACAAtgacaactgacacgaccacaacaacaaccataACTCCAACACCCACCACGTCAAGCACCACTCCAACCCAAACCACGacaacactatctcccacaaccaccactgctccaacttccaccattacgtcagatgtcccaaccacgaccacaccagctcctgccacGACTACTCAAGCTCCTACAACAATCACAACTGCCATGACCACAACAGCATCTCCTATTACAcctaccaccacttcagatcctaccacaataacaactgacacgaccacgacaacaaccatgactccagcccacaccacgacaacacttcctcccaccacaaccaccactctagcctcaacatcaacactatctcccacaaccaccactgctgaaacttccaccataacgtcAGATGTCCCGACCACGACCACACCACCTCTTATCACAACCACTACTCCAGCTCCTACCACAATGGCAACTGCCACGACCACAATAGCAGCTCCtattacaactaccaccactttagatcctaccacaataactgacacgaccacgacaacaaccatgactccaacccacaccacgacaacacttcctcccaccacaaccaccactctagcctcaacatcaacactatctcccacaaccaccactgctGAAACTTCCACCATAATGTCAGATGTCACAACTACGACCACACCACCTCCTGCCACAACCACTACTCCAGCTCCTACCACAGTGTCAGATGTTCCGACCACAGCGACAAGACCGGCTCCTATTTCAACCACCACCGCTTCAGGTCCTACCATGACAACTGAAATGACcacaacaaccatgactccaacACCCACCATGacaacactatctcccacaaccaccaccgctCCAACTTCCACCATGACATCAGATGTCACAACTACGACCACACCACCTCCTGCCACAACCACTACTCCAGCTCCTACCACAGTGACAACTGCCACGACCACAACACCAGCTTCTatcacaaccaccaccacttcaGGTGCTACCACAATGACAACTgacacaaccacaacaacaaccatgactccaacACCCACAACGACAACACTGTCATCCACAACCTCCAACGctccaacttccaccataacgtcagatgtcccgaccacaccagctcctgccacAACCACAACATCAGCTCCTATCACAACCCCCACCACTTCAGGTCCTACCACAAtcacaactgacacgaccacgacaacaaccatgactccaacACCCACCACATCAACTTTCATCATAACGTCAGATGTCCCGACTACAACGACAACACCAGCTCCTatcacaaccaccaccacttcaGCTCCTACCACAAtgacaactgacacgaccacaacGACCATGACTCCAACACCCACCACGACAAGCACCACTCCAACCCAAACCacaacactatctcccacaaccaccaatgctccaacttccaccatgacatcagatgtcccaaccacgaccacaccagctcctaCCACAACAACTACTCCAGCTCCTACCACAATGACAACTGATACAACCACAACAACGACCATGACTCCAACACCCACCATGACAAGCACCAGTCCAACCCCAACCACAacaacactatctcccacaaccaccaacacTCCAACTTCTACCATAACGTCAGATGTTCCGACCACAGCGACAACACCATCTCCTATTACAACCACCACCGCTTCAGGTACTACCACGacaacactatctcccacaaccaccaccgctccaacttccaccatgacatcagatgtcccaaccacgaccacaccagctcctaCCACAACCACTACTCCAGCTCCTACCACAGTGACAACTGCCACGACCACAACACCAGCTCCTATtacaaccaccaccacttcaGGTCCTACCACGACAACTGACATGACcacaacaaccatgactccaacACCCACCACGACAACTTCCATCATAACGTCAGATGTCCCGACTACAGCGACAACACCAGCTCCTatcacaaccaccaccacttcaGCTCCTACCACAACGACAACTGCCACAACCACAACACCTGCTCctaccacaaccaccaccacttcaGCTCCTACCACAAtgacaactgacacgaccacaacAACGACCATGACTCCAACACCCACCACGACAAGCACCACTCCAACACCAACCACAacaacactatctcccacaaccaccaacacTCCAACTTCTACCATGACATCAGATGTCCCGACCACAACCACAACACCGGCTTCTATCACAAACACCACTCAAGGGCTTACCACGACAACTGCCACGTCTATAACACCAGCTCCCTCCACGACAGTTGTCCCGACCGCATCCACATCAGCTACCACCACTACGACGCCTGTCTTAATCTCGACCACACCAGCAACTACCACTACGGCTATCCtgataacaacaacaacggctGATCCGACAATAACGACCACCACTCCAACAAcgacaccaactacaaccactaCAAGCACCACTCCAACTCCCACCATGACAACACTTCCtcccaccacaaccaccactcCAGCCTCAACATCAAGAACAACTGCCCCAACAACGACCACCACAACAGCACCAACAACTATATTAATACCTGTCACGGACACAACCAGAACACCAGCTCCAACCACTTCAGCCCCTCCAACACCAGCCACAACaccctctgtgacctctgatcATGTTTTCAATGTCAGAGTGGATATGAATGGAGAGAATTATTCAACTGATCTTACTGATCACAACAGCAGTACATTCAAAAGCCTTGCAACACGAGTTCAACAGACGGTGGGTACACAACAAAAGTTCAGTTCTCATTATCAAACCATTGTCTGTTTGACAATATTAAattgaatgtttatttatgGATCATATTGGTTTTTTAATTGTTAAAAATTTATTTTgtcataattttttttctttacagttcAATCTAATATTCAGAGAGAAATTTGGTTTCAAGTTTCTCTATTCGTTCGTGACGGcattcaggtaaaaaaaaaggtttattttGACACAACATTTACACTTCTGTTATTGCTGATCAACTCTTCCAGTTGTATCTTTGCTGTTCTctctttttggttttttttttacttcactcTTACCTCTCCTAACGTAACAtattagaatcagaatcagaatcagaaatactttattgatcccagggggaaattgctttcattccaggtgctccatgtatactcaaaaaagacaggttagaaatataaataaggtaaagtagtaagcgtaaaataaaaataaaacctaataaattctaaacattaataaacattcaagtcaaatcctggcaagtgaagactgaagtcatatataatacaacttctaccgtgtgcagtaaaatcttgtctaaataaatccaatatggatatgattacaagacagtgtgttagatctggTCTACCCCAGATTCTCCCAATAAAAGTAAAGCTTATAGCTGAACTTTCCTTTTTGGCTTTTACAATGCAGGTCTGTTAAAGCATCAAAAAACACGGATGGAGTTCAAGCCGATGTAGGAATTGTGTTTAATGACACCATTCCAAAGGAAGAACTTCCCAAGGATGAAGTTGTTCATGAAAGCTTAAAAATTGCTGTCAACAATTCCACCAACAATTTTACTGTCAGCTTTAATCCAGACACAGTAGTAATCAATCCTGGTAAGTAGTTAAAAAGCACATCAATTGAGCTTTAAAAAACTCTTTTGAGAAtatatcattatttttttaatttgttttctaGCTACTCCAACAGACACATCAACAACTGTCAGTACCATGACTGTTGCATCTGCCACTGCAGCATCTACAACTGCTACACCTTCAACTGCTGCCCCTGCAACTCCTGCACCTACAACTGTGGCCGTCATATTCAAATATGCAACTTTCAGATCTGTCTTGGACACGTTTACGATTGAGCTGCTGAATACATCATCTACAGCTTTTATAAAGCGAGCAGCGATGACAAAGGAACAGGTGAGCTTCAAGTATTCctacaaaaaatgaaaatgctTATTCATTGGTAGTTGTGATGCTGCTCCTTCTGTTACATAACACTGTTGAGAAAGTTAAGAAATTGTCTCTTAAAAACAAGGGTTAAAGCTGATTTTGCTTTTTGCTGCAGCTTGAGCCTCACTTGCAAAGGACTTTACCCTCCTTTAAGTCCTGCGATGTGAACTCATTCAGGTAATTTGCCAAGACTTAGAAATCTACAAAACCATGGATAAATAGAgtgaataatgaataaaaatgcACATCAGGGTCATTCAGTCACCTGTTTTGGTTACCATTTGCAGAAAAGGATCCATCATCACCACCTTGAAACTTCAGTTTGAGAACACATCTGTTCCTGAGAACAGTGAGATTAGGCGTGTCTTGTTGAATGCAGCTCCAAACGTCATAGGATTTGACATCGAAGGCAGCTCAATCACCATTGATAGCACTCGTAAGTTACACTGAGTGCTACCTGTTTTTCAAAAACGATCAAATATTGGATAATTAATTGGTAACATAATGGTTCTCATTCTCATTTACAGCTTCAAGTGGAATACGCCACAAGAGCAGTCTCATCACTGCATCCTGCCTGGTACTGTTGTCATGGATACTAACAACCCAGCAGTAGCATCTCTGCTGATTTCCATTCAAACTATCAAAAGAACACGGCTGCCATCACTGCTATAATATAAGGACATTACTTACGCTAATAATGTAGGATTCATACTTTTATTAAATTTTTGTTTCAACTGACTAATGATTTAGAATAATTTTCTCAACAAGCAAAACCAATCATTCAAAAGCGTTCTAACATTACAGTCCCCATAATCTACCTTCCATTTCTTCCTTCAAGTTTCACTGTATGAACTAGAATGAAAAGCAACTGCATAGCATATTGTAAAGGGTACAAGTGATTTAAACTAAGGAGTTTTCTTGTATATGGTAGCTCATGTAATCTGCATTGTGTATTACTATTTATTTAATCATGTTTTGGACTATTCTTTCTGATTTTAAATATTGTTCTGTCATACTTTACAATGATCATCACATATTATCATTAAAATTTCCATGATTTCTCGTGAAATTGTTGCATTTTTGGGGGTAGTATTAAGAAAAAGCAGATCAGATTTGAAGTAAGGAagacaaaggagaaaaaa
This region includes:
- the LOC114451211 gene encoding cell wall protein DAN4-like codes for the protein TTTSDPTTITTDTTTTTTMTTAPTSTTTSDVPTTTTPAPPTTTPAPTTITTATTTTAAPITTTTTSDPTTTTTDTTTTTTMTPTHTTTTLPPTPTTTLASTSTLSPTTTTSETSTITSDVPTTTTPPPATTTTPAPTTVTTATTTTAAPITPTTTSDPTTITTGTTTTTTMTPTHTTTTLPPTPNTTLASTSTLSPTTTTSETSTITCPDHDHTTSYHNHYSSPYHSGNCHDHNSSSYYNHHHFRCPNHDHTTSCHNHYSSTYHNNYHDYNNTSSHHDRCPDHNHISYHHYDACPTFQCTSYYHYDYPDHYNG
- the LOC114451210 gene encoding mucin-2-like, producing MTPTPTTTSTTPTQTTTTLSPTTTTAPTSTITSDVPTTSTPAPAMTTQAPTTITTDMTTTAAPSTTTTTSDPTTITTDMTTTTTMTTAPTSTTTSGVPTTTTPAPPTTTPAPTTITTATTTTAAPITTTTTSDPTTTTTDTTTTTTMTPTHTTTTLSPTTTTSPTSTITSDVPTTTTPAPATTTQAPTTITTATTTTAAPITSTTTSGPTTMTTDTITTTTTAPTSTITSDVPTTTTPAPPTTTNPAPTTITTATTTTAGPITTTTTSDPTTTTTDTTTTTTMTPTHTTTTLSPTTTTSPTSTITSDVPTTTTPAPATTTQAPTTITTGTTTTAAPFTTTTTSDPTTITTDTTTTTTMTPTPTTTSTTPTQTTTTLSPTTT
- the LOC114451212 gene encoding mucin-2-like; the encoded protein is MSDVTTTTTPPPATTTTPAPTTVSDVPTTATRPAPISTTTASGPTMTTEMTTTTMTPTPTMTTLSPTTTTAPTSTMTSDVTTTTTPPPATTTTPAPTTVTTATTTTPASITTTTTSGATTMTTDTTTTTTMTPTPTTTTLSSTTSNAPTSTITSDVPTTPAPATTTTSAPITTPTTSGPTTITTDTTTTTTMTPTPTTSTFIITSDVPTTTTTPAPITTTTTSAPTTMTTDTTTTTMTPTPTTTTPTTTTTPAPTTMTTDTTTTTTMTPTPTMTSTSPTPTTTTLSPTTTNTPTSTITCPDYSDNTSSYHNHHHFSSYHNDNCHNHNTCSYHNHHHFSSYHNDN